One Thermicanus aegyptius DSM 12793 DNA segment encodes these proteins:
- a CDS encoding adenine phosphoribosyltransferase, with protein MNLKDYIRIIPDFPQPGIVFKDITTLLKDGIAYKEAIDAMVEHAEKLNIDLIAGPEARGFVIGAPIAYALGVGFVPIRKSGKLPAETVTVEYEKEYGIDVLAIHQDAIKPGQKVLVCDDLLATGGTIKSTVELVKKLGGDVVGTAFLIELTYLEGRKNLGDLDVFSLVKY; from the coding sequence ATCAATTTAAAGGATTATATTCGCATTATCCCGGATTTTCCCCAGCCCGGCATCGTATTTAAGGATATTACCACCCTGCTGAAAGATGGAATAGCTTACAAAGAAGCGATTGACGCCATGGTGGAGCATGCGGAAAAATTAAATATCGATCTTATCGCAGGACCGGAAGCCAGGGGATTCGTAATCGGAGCGCCCATCGCCTATGCCTTGGGGGTGGGTTTCGTCCCCATCCGAAAGTCGGGGAAACTTCCTGCCGAGACCGTTACCGTAGAGTATGAGAAGGAGTATGGAATCGATGTCCTGGCGATCCATCAGGATGCCATCAAGCCCGGACAGAAGGTTCTCGTCTGTGACGACCTTTTAGCCACCGGCGGGACGATTAAATCAACGGTTGAGTTGGTGAAAAAATTGGGCGGAGATGTGGTTGGCACCGCTTTCCTCATCGAACTGACCTATCTGGAAGGAAGGAAAAATCTCGGAGATCTGGATGTATTTTCTTTGGTTAAATATTAA
- the spoVB gene encoding stage V sporulation protein B, whose translation MARQTFFQGALILLAAGMINRLLGFIPKAVLPRTIGTEGIGLYQMVFPLFIFFLTMARFGLNVSLSKVVAEASAVGDARKIRFSLIMAALMVLIINLLLIPILLFGAGWMARSFYTDERVFYPLLSMIPAIPIIALSTILRGYFQGIQNMTPPALSSIVESFFRILAMILLSYYLLPYGLGMAAMGLMIGMGLGELASLIYLLSHFRKARRILVTSSYSHLSRNGTELKRSFFELFNISLPVTASSLVGSFSYAVEPILVAQSLGLAGIGAAMATALYGELSGLAMFLIWFPTTLTYSLSVSLVPAVAGAYAEKKTEQIGMRLNQTLRLTFLVTTPFILFFLLFARELTDFLFGAPQVGMLLQVVAPFAPFLYFQGPLAAALQGLNMARASFYNSLYGAIVKSLLILLLASRPELNIAGVALAINVGMMLVTLLHFFSLRMRVEWKIPWKPYVRILLAILGTGAFSPFLHDFLLQRLPAKGALPLTLLLSFVLYLILLFLVRGMERRDLVRMPWIGKWFRN comes from the coding sequence ATGGCCCGCCAAACCTTTTTCCAGGGAGCCCTCATTCTCCTCGCCGCAGGCATGATCAATCGATTGCTCGGTTTTATTCCGAAAGCGGTTTTACCACGGACGATCGGGACAGAAGGTATCGGACTCTACCAAATGGTATTTCCCCTTTTTATCTTTTTTCTCACCATGGCACGCTTCGGGCTCAACGTCTCCCTCTCCAAGGTGGTGGCGGAAGCCTCTGCCGTCGGCGATGCCCGTAAAATCCGCTTCTCACTGATCATGGCGGCGCTTATGGTCCTCATCATCAATCTTCTCCTCATCCCCATCCTCCTCTTCGGAGCGGGTTGGATGGCCCGCTCCTTCTATACCGATGAGAGGGTCTTCTATCCGCTGCTCAGCATGATCCCCGCCATCCCCATCATCGCCCTCTCCACCATTTTGCGAGGATACTTCCAAGGAATCCAGAACATGACGCCTCCTGCCCTCTCTTCCATCGTGGAGAGCTTTTTCCGTATCCTGGCTATGATTCTCCTTTCCTATTATCTATTACCCTATGGACTGGGGATGGCGGCGATGGGACTCATGATCGGGATGGGACTAGGAGAGCTCGCCAGCCTGATCTACCTGCTTTCCCACTTCCGGAAAGCGAGAAGAATCCTGGTTACCTCTTCATATTCCCATTTGTCACGAAACGGTACGGAGCTAAAAAGGAGCTTCTTCGAGCTCTTCAACATCTCACTTCCGGTAACCGCCTCAAGTTTGGTCGGATCTTTCTCCTACGCCGTAGAACCGATCTTGGTCGCCCAGAGCTTAGGCCTGGCAGGTATTGGAGCCGCCATGGCAACAGCCCTCTACGGGGAGCTGAGCGGGCTCGCCATGTTCCTCATCTGGTTTCCCACTACCCTTACCTATTCGCTCTCCGTCTCCCTCGTTCCTGCCGTAGCTGGTGCCTATGCGGAAAAAAAAACAGAACAGATCGGCATGAGGTTAAACCAGACGCTCCGCCTTACCTTCCTGGTCACCACTCCCTTTATCCTCTTCTTTCTCCTTTTTGCCCGGGAACTGACCGACTTCCTCTTTGGGGCCCCCCAAGTGGGGATGCTTCTACAGGTGGTGGCTCCCTTTGCCCCCTTTCTCTATTTCCAAGGACCCCTGGCCGCTGCCTTGCAAGGATTAAATATGGCGCGTGCTTCCTTTTACAATTCCCTTTACGGAGCGATCGTGAAGAGCCTCCTCATCCTCCTGCTCGCCTCCCGCCCCGAACTAAACATCGCAGGAGTAGCACTGGCGATAAACGTCGGGATGATGCTCGTCACCCTTCTTCACTTTTTTAGCCTTCGCATGCGGGTGGAATGGAAAATCCCCTGGAAACCATACGTCCGCATCCTTTTAGCCATTTTAGGAACAGGTGCGTTCAGCCCCTTTCTCCATGATTTTCTCCTGCAGCGCCTGCCGGCGAAAGGAGCACTCCCGCTTACCCTCCTTCTCTCCTTCGTCCTTTACCTGATCCTCCTCTTTCTGGTGCGGGGCATGGAGAGACGGGATCTAGTACGCATGCCTTGGATCGGTAAATGGTTCAGGAATTAA
- the yajC gene encoding preprotein translocase subunit YajC, whose translation MWNQPVYLSAPANPADAYAQYSSLIMIVLLFVLFYFLLIRPQQKRQKERNRMLNNLEKGDKVITIGGLHGTIVELNDRTVVLKVSDSVRLTFDKQAINAVLTESEKEKA comes from the coding sequence ATGTGGAATCAACCCGTTTACTTATCTGCGCCCGCCAATCCTGCAGATGCTTATGCCCAATATTCCAGTTTGATAATGATCGTTCTTCTGTTCGTTCTTTTCTATTTCCTTCTGATACGGCCGCAGCAAAAGCGGCAAAAAGAACGGAATCGTATGCTGAATAACCTGGAGAAAGGAGACAAGGTGATTACGATCGGGGGACTTCATGGCACCATTGTGGAATTGAACGATCGGACGGTCGTTTTGAAGGTGAGCGACTCGGTCCGCCTCACCTTTGATAAACAGGCGATCAATGCGGTTTTGACGGAATCGGAAAAGGAAAAGGCATAG
- the recJ gene encoding single-stranded-DNA-specific exonuclease RecJ: MIASATKWVLEEVGIEEAQKVAGEFKISPLLARLLLIRGIKREEEIESFLHPERFTPPSPDLLPDLIKGKERIRKAVEKREKIWVYGDYDTDGVMSATLLYHLLKRLGADFSLYIPNRFQEGYGLHKEAVRKAGREGVRLLITVDTGVSAVAEVEEAKALGIDVIITDHHEPPRSLPAAYAVINPKRPDSPYPHPALCGAGVALKLAQALIGEVPEEWWSWAAIGTIADLVPLLGENRYIAYRGLKALSHADHPGLLALLEKVGLQGKRLDAGHVAFIIAPRINAAGRMEDASLPLKLFTTAEMEEAFKLAERLEELNQRRQALVEEIYQQAEEEALHLKAKGFDEVLLVSGEAWHEGVIGIVASRLVERFHRPAFVLAVDPQTKVAKGSARSIPGFDLYRGLTEAKDLLLRYGGHTMAAGLSIHQDRIDDLRRFLCERARELLTEEDYLPKTRIDLEVKLSDLTIPFAEELERLAPFGVGNPEPLFLLRGVEIESIRRVGREGDHLKWRLKQDNFFLDGIAFRQGEKEALISPSSRVHFVGQIGIQEWNGRKKLQFYIQDLAIPGIQVFDRRGSSRRLEILLSIPDKKRQALLYFHKRHRPFLEEKKEEFKGLLIPVNRRGEPLCQEVIPFGEIKQVILYDLPETFASLRSLRLFPNMEELWLLSGEEEREGYPRRLPSREEFIRFYSILHQRKGIALDGEIWDIGMRNGFSREILTFILKVFHELRLVRVEGGTLRLGETLKKRSFEESPTYRWLKESLAVEEALLFSTPQNILEWLIQGVGHPGYEEGIG; encoded by the coding sequence ATGATTGCTTCAGCAACGAAATGGGTTTTGGAGGAAGTGGGAATAGAGGAGGCCCAAAAAGTAGCGGGGGAGTTTAAGATTTCGCCCCTTTTGGCCCGCCTCCTTCTGATCAGAGGAATAAAGAGAGAGGAAGAGATTGAATCGTTTCTCCATCCGGAGAGGTTTACGCCTCCCTCTCCGGATCTTCTTCCGGATCTGATAAAGGGAAAGGAAAGAATCCGTAAAGCCGTTGAGAAGAGGGAAAAAATCTGGGTCTACGGCGATTATGATACGGATGGGGTGATGAGTGCCACCCTGCTTTATCATCTCTTAAAGAGATTGGGGGCCGATTTCTCCCTCTATATTCCGAACCGTTTTCAGGAAGGGTATGGTCTTCATAAAGAGGCGGTGAGGAAGGCAGGGAGGGAGGGAGTACGCCTTCTTATCACCGTCGATACGGGGGTTTCTGCGGTAGCGGAAGTAGAGGAAGCGAAGGCGTTAGGCATCGATGTGATCATCACCGATCACCATGAACCGCCGAGGTCATTGCCGGCTGCCTATGCAGTGATCAATCCGAAACGGCCCGATTCCCCCTATCCTCATCCTGCCTTGTGCGGTGCCGGGGTCGCCTTAAAATTGGCTCAGGCCTTGATCGGTGAAGTTCCCGAGGAGTGGTGGTCTTGGGCCGCGATCGGGACCATCGCCGATCTAGTCCCTTTATTGGGCGAGAATCGATATATTGCTTACCGAGGCTTAAAAGCTCTTTCCCATGCGGACCACCCGGGTCTTCTGGCTTTATTGGAAAAGGTCGGCCTTCAGGGGAAACGACTTGATGCCGGTCATGTCGCTTTTATCATCGCTCCCCGAATTAATGCAGCGGGACGGATGGAGGATGCCTCTCTTCCCTTAAAACTTTTTACCACGGCGGAGATGGAGGAGGCTTTCAAACTGGCGGAGAGGCTGGAGGAGCTGAATCAGAGGAGACAGGCGCTGGTAGAAGAGATCTACCAACAAGCGGAGGAAGAGGCTCTCCACCTAAAGGCGAAAGGATTTGATGAAGTCCTCCTTGTTTCCGGAGAGGCGTGGCACGAAGGGGTGATCGGGATTGTCGCCTCCCGTCTGGTGGAGAGATTTCATCGACCTGCTTTTGTCCTCGCCGTCGATCCCCAAACCAAGGTGGCGAAGGGCTCCGCCCGCTCCATTCCCGGATTTGACCTTTACAGAGGGCTTACGGAGGCGAAAGATCTTCTGCTCCGTTACGGAGGGCATACCATGGCCGCAGGCTTATCCATCCATCAAGACCGGATTGATGATCTCCGCCGCTTTCTTTGTGAACGGGCGAGAGAGCTCCTTACGGAGGAAGATTATCTTCCAAAAACGAGAATCGACCTGGAGGTTAAGCTGTCCGACCTCACCATTCCCTTCGCCGAGGAATTGGAACGGTTAGCTCCCTTTGGGGTCGGAAATCCGGAACCTTTGTTTCTCCTGCGGGGAGTGGAGATTGAGAGCATCCGTAGGGTGGGGAGAGAGGGAGACCATCTCAAATGGCGGCTTAAGCAGGACAATTTTTTCCTGGACGGAATCGCCTTTCGGCAAGGGGAAAAAGAGGCACTTATTTCCCCCTCTTCCCGGGTTCATTTCGTAGGGCAAATAGGGATTCAGGAGTGGAACGGGAGGAAGAAGCTGCAATTTTACATTCAGGATCTCGCGATTCCTGGAATCCAGGTCTTTGATCGGCGGGGAAGCTCCCGACGACTGGAAATTCTCCTCTCTATTCCCGATAAAAAACGGCAAGCCCTTCTTTATTTTCACAAGCGCCACCGTCCTTTCTTGGAAGAGAAAAAGGAAGAGTTTAAAGGCTTGCTCATTCCTGTGAACCGGAGAGGAGAACCCCTTTGTCAAGAAGTGATTCCCTTCGGGGAGATAAAGCAGGTGATTCTTTATGACCTGCCGGAAACGTTTGCTTCGTTGCGGAGTTTGCGACTTTTCCCCAACATGGAAGAACTATGGCTTTTAAGCGGGGAGGAGGAGAGGGAGGGTTATCCCCGCCGTCTACCTTCCCGGGAGGAGTTTATCCGGTTTTATTCAATCCTTCATCAGCGAAAAGGGATTGCATTGGACGGAGAAATATGGGATATTGGTATGCGGAACGGGTTTAGCCGGGAGATCCTTACCTTTATCCTGAAGGTCTTCCACGAGCTTCGTCTCGTTCGGGTGGAGGGAGGAACCCTACGTCTGGGAGAGACGCTGAAGAAGCGTTCTTTCGAGGAATCCCCTACTTACCGATGGTTAAAGGAATCCCTCGCCGTAGAGGAGGCGCTCCTCTTTTCCACGCCCCAGAATATTCTAGAATGGTTGATCCAGGGTGTAGGACATCCTGGATATGAGGAGGGTATCGGATGA
- a CDS encoding TIGR04086 family membrane protein, which translates to MRQTAATPVLHGLLYMIVILFVGSFMTALLLQYTPIPEERLPYFTYGIHLVGTLTGGFAAGRNAEGKGWIYGGVTGLLYALLLSLVAFLAFDQGFSPRTLAMLLGAFASSAIGGIFGVNWKNR; encoded by the coding sequence ATGAGGCAGACCGCAGCCACCCCCGTGTTACACGGGCTTCTTTATATGATCGTCATTCTTTTTGTCGGTTCCTTCATGACCGCTTTGCTCTTGCAGTACACTCCCATCCCGGAAGAGAGATTACCCTATTTTACGTACGGAATCCACCTGGTCGGTACCTTGACAGGAGGATTTGCCGCCGGAAGAAATGCGGAAGGAAAGGGATGGATCTATGGAGGGGTTACCGGCCTCCTCTACGCCCTTCTCCTTTCCTTGGTCGCTTTCCTCGCTTTTGATCAAGGTTTTAGCCCCCGAACTCTGGCCATGTTGCTGGGAGCCTTCGCCAGCTCGGCCATTGGAGGGATCTTTGGGGTAAATTGGAAAAATAGATAA
- a CDS encoding RelA/SpoT family protein: MPIEELLDKAKEYMSDDELDMVRKAYLFAEKAHEGQLRASGDPYITHPLAVAGILADLHMDHVILSAALLHDVVEDTHATLDQVRQEFGVEVAELVDGVTKLRRIKYKSQEEQQAENHRKMLLAMAKDVRVILIKLADRLHNMRTLKYRSEEDQRRIANETLEIFAPIAHRLGISTIKWELEDISLRYINPQQYYRIVHLMKKKRAEREKYIEKVMEEIRVKLEDLGIKCDISGRPKHIYSIYRKMFLQHKEFNEIYDLLAIRIIVENVRDCYAVLGVVHTLWKPMPGRFKDYIAMPKANLYQSLHTTVIGPEGEPLEVQIRTQEMHRTAEYGIAAHWAYKEGKRLKGNDKYGEQRLSWFRELLEYQQESRDAQEFVESLKMDLFSDLVFVFTPKGDVIELPAGSVPLDFAYRIHTEIGNRCVGAKVNGKIVPLDHPLKTGDIVEILTSKHSYGPSQDWLKIAKSSHAKNKIRAWFKKERREEMIERGRMAVEQEVKKHNLNPKELLQEEYLKEAAHRFNFQEEEDMYSAVGYGGVTAAQVVTRMLELYKKDHPDLSRGEIPPEGKGGLPGRKVSHSLGVTVAGASNLLVRFSRCCNPVPGDEIVGYITRGRGVSVHRRNCPNILTEEPERLIDVEWEAGADQYYNVDIEVTGLDRNGLLNDVLQAVNETKTNITQVTGRADKNRMAMIHMSLSIKHLDHLQRVVDKVKQVKDVYAVRRLLQS; the protein is encoded by the coding sequence ATGCCCATCGAAGAGCTTCTGGATAAAGCAAAAGAATATATGTCAGATGATGAATTGGATATGGTTCGTAAGGCTTACCTCTTCGCAGAAAAGGCCCATGAAGGACAGCTCAGGGCTTCGGGCGATCCTTATATCACCCATCCGCTGGCCGTTGCCGGGATTTTGGCCGACCTCCACATGGATCATGTGATCTTATCTGCTGCCCTCCTTCACGATGTGGTGGAGGATACTCATGCGACCCTGGATCAGGTGAGGCAGGAGTTCGGGGTAGAGGTGGCGGAGTTGGTAGACGGGGTCACGAAGTTGCGCAGGATTAAGTATAAGTCCCAGGAGGAACAGCAGGCGGAAAACCACCGGAAGATGCTCCTAGCCATGGCAAAGGATGTCCGAGTCATCTTAATCAAATTAGCCGACCGTCTTCATAACATGCGCACGCTAAAATACCGTTCCGAAGAGGACCAGCGGAGAATTGCCAATGAAACGTTGGAGATTTTCGCTCCGATTGCCCACCGACTTGGAATATCCACCATTAAGTGGGAGTTAGAGGATATCTCCCTTCGTTATATCAATCCCCAGCAATACTACCGGATTGTCCACCTCATGAAGAAAAAGCGGGCCGAACGGGAGAAATATATTGAGAAAGTGATGGAAGAGATCCGCGTGAAGCTTGAGGATCTGGGGATCAAGTGTGACATCTCTGGCCGGCCGAAACATATTTATTCCATCTACCGGAAGATGTTTCTGCAGCATAAAGAGTTTAACGAGATTTATGATCTCCTCGCGATCCGGATCATCGTGGAAAATGTACGGGATTGTTATGCGGTCCTAGGCGTGGTTCACACCCTATGGAAACCGATGCCCGGCCGTTTTAAGGATTATATCGCCATGCCCAAGGCAAATCTTTATCAATCTCTCCATACGACGGTGATCGGTCCGGAAGGGGAGCCCCTGGAGGTGCAGATTCGAACGCAGGAGATGCACCGGACGGCGGAGTACGGGATCGCCGCTCACTGGGCTTACAAGGAAGGGAAAAGGTTGAAGGGAAACGACAAATATGGGGAACAACGTCTCTCCTGGTTCCGGGAGCTTTTAGAGTACCAACAGGAATCCAGGGATGCCCAAGAGTTTGTCGAGTCGTTGAAAATGGATCTTTTCTCCGACTTGGTTTTTGTCTTTACGCCCAAGGGGGACGTCATCGAGCTTCCTGCAGGATCGGTTCCCCTCGATTTCGCCTACCGGATTCATACGGAGATTGGAAATCGCTGCGTAGGGGCGAAAGTGAACGGGAAGATCGTTCCCCTGGATCACCCGTTAAAGACAGGCGATATCGTAGAGATTCTCACCTCGAAACACAGCTACGGCCCCAGTCAGGATTGGCTGAAAATCGCCAAAAGTTCCCATGCGAAGAATAAAATCCGGGCCTGGTTTAAGAAGGAACGCCGGGAGGAGATGATTGAGCGGGGACGGATGGCGGTTGAGCAAGAAGTGAAGAAGCACAACCTAAATCCAAAAGAGTTGTTGCAAGAAGAATACTTGAAGGAAGCGGCACATCGGTTCAATTTCCAAGAAGAAGAGGATATGTATTCCGCGGTAGGTTACGGAGGCGTTACGGCAGCCCAGGTGGTCACCCGCATGTTGGAATTATATAAGAAAGATCATCCTGATCTTTCGAGAGGAGAGATTCCCCCTGAGGGAAAGGGGGGCCTTCCGGGGAGGAAGGTTAGCCATTCGTTGGGAGTGACGGTGGCAGGAGCGAGTAATCTCCTGGTTCGTTTCAGCCGCTGCTGCAACCCCGTTCCGGGAGATGAGATTGTAGGTTATATCACCCGGGGGAGGGGGGTTTCGGTCCATCGGAGAAATTGCCCGAACATCCTGACGGAGGAGCCGGAGCGTCTCATTGATGTGGAATGGGAGGCCGGAGCGGATCAATATTACAATGTGGATATTGAAGTAACGGGATTGGATCGGAACGGTCTCCTTAATGATGTACTGCAGGCGGTGAATGAGACGAAAACGAATATTACCCAAGTAACCGGAAGGGCGGATAAGAATCGGATGGCGATGATTCATATGAGCCTTTCGATTAAACACCTGGATCATTTACAACGGGTGGTGGACAAGGTGAAACAGGTGAAGGATGTTTATGCGGTCC
- a CDS encoding DUF421 domain-containing protein: protein MNDFWIMMFRTLILYFFIMFSMRIMGKREIGKLSVFDLVVSIIIAEIAAFTIDDPKLEFYKGIFPILLLVTIQILISYLSLKSKSFREIVEGKSTILIEKGKINDREMARHRYNMDDLLIQLREKNISNLSDVEFAFLEPSGKLSVIKKPEKMPVTLSDLGLPPKEEGMPLPVIVDGEVLDENLEKLGKTRLWLKQQLKPFGSTDFQKVMFASADPYGRLYVDYKDPPQT from the coding sequence ATGAACGATTTTTGGATCATGATGTTTCGCACCTTGATCTTATATTTCTTTATCATGTTCTCCATGCGGATCATGGGGAAGCGGGAGATCGGCAAGCTCTCTGTCTTTGACTTGGTGGTCTCCATCATTATTGCGGAAATTGCCGCTTTTACCATTGACGATCCGAAACTCGAATTTTACAAAGGGATCTTCCCCATCCTCCTTCTCGTGACCATTCAGATTCTCATTTCTTACCTTTCTTTAAAGAGCAAGAGCTTTCGGGAGATTGTTGAGGGGAAGAGCACGATTCTCATCGAGAAGGGAAAGATTAACGACCGGGAGATGGCCCGCCATCGGTATAATATGGACGACCTCCTGATACAGCTGCGGGAGAAGAACATCAGCAATCTGTCCGACGTGGAATTTGCCTTTTTGGAACCTTCAGGAAAGCTAAGCGTCATAAAAAAGCCGGAGAAAATGCCCGTTACCCTCTCCGACCTGGGACTTCCTCCGAAAGAGGAGGGCATGCCTCTTCCGGTCATCGTGGACGGAGAGGTGTTGGATGAGAATCTGGAGAAATTAGGGAAAACCCGCCTCTGGTTGAAGCAACAGCTGAAGCCCTTTGGTTCTACCGATTTCCAGAAGGTCATGTTCGCCAGCGCTGATCCATATGGTCGACTCTACGTGGATTATAAGGACCCTCCCCAGACGTAA
- a CDS encoding post-transcriptional regulator translates to MGFDLNDVIQQLGREEALKRMEDHSSLDGLEESVVKELLHLCEMKSEELTLMGYEKVEKEEIWAYLKGKNKKESPPLHRLVNQILSLKPNDLMNWLTINAYKGK, encoded by the coding sequence GTGGGATTTGATCTAAACGATGTGATTCAACAATTGGGTCGGGAGGAAGCCCTAAAGAGAATGGAGGATCATAGCTCCTTGGACGGCTTGGAGGAATCGGTGGTCAAAGAACTTCTCCATCTCTGTGAAATGAAGTCGGAAGAACTTACCTTGATGGGGTATGAAAAAGTGGAGAAGGAGGAAATTTGGGCCTACCTGAAAGGAAAGAATAAAAAGGAGAGCCCGCCCCTCCATCGCCTGGTCAATCAGATTCTCTCATTAAAGCCGAATGATCTCATGAATTGGCTTACGATCAATGCGTATAAAGGGAAGTAG
- a CDS encoding ArsB/NhaD family transporter, which yields MGKKGGICLETLHAASTGQIYMAVAIFLITYAIIITEKVHRAVIALLGAVLVVALGIVPLENAFTIHIDWNTITLLIGMMILVGITNRTGVFQFLAVRSAQMVKGNPAKILLILSLLTGIFSAFLDNVTTVLLIVPVTFSITRILKVDPFPFLIAEVLASNIGGTATLIGDPPNIMIGQANKHLTFNAFLFHLTPPVLLILLVTIGLIYLFYRKKLKVTPERQAEVMKLDASGYITNRPLMLKSLAVLFLTIAGFFLHSVIHVETSVIALAGGTLLMLIGVKEHEIEDVFHSIEWGTIFFFAGLFTLVGALVETGVIQDLARGALELTGGTVESIPLLSMLILWGSGFASATVDNIPFVATMIPLIKDIGMGMGLPPDSPILDVLWWSLALGADLGGNGTLIGASANVIVAGLAAKEGHRFGYMDFLKLGAPLTFIALILSTIYIFFRYLLPFLV from the coding sequence ATGGGCAAAAAAGGGGGCATTTGCTTGGAGACCTTACATGCCGCTTCAACCGGACAGATTTATATGGCGGTTGCTATTTTTTTGATCACCTATGCCATCATCATTACCGAAAAAGTTCATCGGGCTGTGATCGCCCTCTTAGGGGCCGTTTTGGTCGTCGCCTTAGGGATTGTTCCTCTTGAAAATGCCTTTACGATTCATATCGATTGGAACACCATCACGCTCCTGATCGGCATGATGATTCTGGTGGGGATTACGAACCGGACAGGCGTTTTTCAGTTTCTGGCGGTCCGTTCCGCCCAGATGGTAAAGGGGAATCCTGCCAAGATTTTGCTCATCCTCTCTCTCCTCACCGGGATCTTCTCCGCCTTTCTGGATAATGTGACCACCGTACTTCTCATCGTCCCGGTCACCTTTTCCATTACCCGGATTCTAAAGGTAGATCCTTTTCCCTTTCTTATCGCCGAGGTGCTTGCTTCCAATATCGGGGGAACCGCCACACTGATCGGGGATCCTCCCAACATTATGATCGGACAGGCAAATAAACATCTAACTTTTAATGCCTTTCTCTTTCATCTCACCCCTCCCGTCCTTCTCATTCTATTGGTGACCATCGGCTTAATTTACCTTTTCTACCGGAAGAAGCTTAAAGTAACTCCCGAAAGACAGGCGGAGGTGATGAAGCTGGATGCCTCCGGCTATATTACGAATCGTCCCTTGATGTTAAAATCTTTAGCCGTTCTTTTTCTCACCATTGCAGGTTTTTTCCTTCACTCGGTGATCCATGTCGAGACTTCGGTAATCGCCTTGGCGGGGGGGACGCTCCTTATGCTGATCGGGGTGAAGGAGCATGAAATTGAGGATGTTTTCCATTCCATCGAGTGGGGAACGATCTTCTTCTTCGCCGGTCTTTTCACCTTGGTAGGCGCCTTGGTGGAGACGGGGGTGATCCAGGATTTGGCCCGGGGAGCTTTGGAGTTGACGGGGGGCACGGTGGAGTCCATTCCCCTTCTCTCCATGTTGATCTTGTGGGGTTCCGGTTTCGCCTCGGCCACGGTGGATAATATCCCCTTTGTAGCCACCATGATTCCTCTCATCAAAGATATCGGGATGGGAATGGGTCTTCCTCCCGATTCCCCCATTCTCGATGTGCTCTGGTGGTCTCTGGCTTTAGGGGCCGACTTAGGCGGAAACGGAACGTTGATTGGAGCCTCCGCCAATGTGATCGTAGCAGGGCTGGCTGCGAAGGAAGGGCATCGCTTCGGTTATATGGATTTCCTAAAGCTCGGGGCTCCCCTCACCTTCATCGCCCTCATCCTTTCTACCATCTACATCTTCTTCCGCTATTTACTTCCGTTTTTGGTGTAA